The following proteins are co-located in the Zonotrichia leucophrys gambelii isolate GWCS_2022_RI unplaced genomic scaffold, RI_Zleu_2.0 Scaffold_89_184143, whole genome shotgun sequence genome:
- the LOC135460696 gene encoding uncharacterized protein LOC135460696 isoform X1, producing MERKLSLEQRTERLMQRSQALLKPRPRGPERAKALLGSAPSSSTLDDPLVQWRLGRCRGKEPALDTPLVCRALLGSAAPRGSLQGVPPGRSRDSPEAPWPIGRHFCKHQGASSPQAVSQEPLWQDPCWRPPDSRKTLWPMRSSSLDTLQGALYSQSRDSHHALRQISSSCCAPLHQGAPPGKRDSHEPLLQEPFRGSHDCLGALWCAPYWKSRSSQDALGPAREALPEPPPQGGPGFRSRDPREAPQPIRSSAHDALQEAPWQPPLAPPGPLGDPLLWMLRCHRRAVRERLGAIETLLECPPGHPQPMVGTIKQ from the exons ATGGAGCGG aagctcagcctggagcagcgAACGGAGCGCCTGATGCAAAGGAG ccaggccctgctcaaGCCCCGCCCCCGCGGGCCGGAAAGGGCAAAGGCGCTGCTTGGCTCcgcccccagcagctccacccTCGATGACCCCCTCGTCCAATGGCGCTTGGGGCGGTGCCGAGGGAAGGAGCCAGCGCTGGACACGCCCCTggtgtgcagggccctgctgggctctgctgctccccggGGTTCCCTGCAGGGAGTGCCGCCGGGAAGGTCACGTGACTCACCTGAGGCGCCATGGCCAATCGGGAGACACTTCTGCAAGCACCAGGGGGCGTCTTCACCCCAGGCTGTCTCCCAGGAACCCTTGTGGCAGGATCCATGTTGGAGGCCGCCTGACTCCCGCAAGACCCTCTGGCCAATGAGGAGCAGCTCTCTGGATACCCTGCAGGGGGCACTATACTCACAGTCACGCGACTCTCACCATGCCCTGCGGcaaatcagcagcagctgctgtgcaccTCTGCACCAGGGGGCGCCGCCTGGGAAGCGAGACTCCCATGAGCCTTtgctgcaggagccatttcGGGGGTCACATGACTGCCTCGGGGCTCTGTGGTGTGCCCCATATTGGAAGTCACGCAGCTCCCAGGATGCCCTGGGGCCTGCAAGGGAGGCGCTTCCTGAGCCCCCGCCCCAGGGAGGGCCCGGGTTCAGGTCACGTGACCCCCGTGAGGCCCCACAGCCAATCCGGAGCAGTGCACATGATGCCCTACAGGAGGCGCCGTGGCAGCCGCCACTGG CCCCCCCAGGCCCTCTTGGGGACCCCCTCCTCTGGATGCTGCGATGCCACCGCCGGGCCGTAAGGGAACGCCTTGG GGCCATTGAGACCCTCCTGGAatgcccacctgggcacccccaaCCCATGGTGGGGACAATAAAGCAATGA
- the LOC135460696 gene encoding uncharacterized protein LOC135460696 isoform X2, with protein MERKLSLEQRTERLMQRSQALLKPRPRGPERAKALLGSAPSSSTLDDPLVQWRLGRCRGKEPALDTPLVCRALLGSAAPRGSLQGVPPGRSRDSPEAPWPIGRHFCKHQGASSPQAVSQEPLWQDPCWRPPDSRKTLWPMRSSSLDTLQGALYSQSRDSHHALRQISSSCCAPLHQGAPPGKRDSHEPLLQEPFRGSHDCLGALWCAPYWKSRSSQDALGPAREALPEPPPQGGPGFRSRDPREAPQPIRSSAHDALQEAPWQPPLGPLGDPLLWMLRCHRRAVRERLGAIETLLECPPGHPQPMVGTIKQ; from the exons ATGGAGCGG aagctcagcctggagcagcgAACGGAGCGCCTGATGCAAAGGAG ccaggccctgctcaaGCCCCGCCCCCGCGGGCCGGAAAGGGCAAAGGCGCTGCTTGGCTCcgcccccagcagctccacccTCGATGACCCCCTCGTCCAATGGCGCTTGGGGCGGTGCCGAGGGAAGGAGCCAGCGCTGGACACGCCCCTggtgtgcagggccctgctgggctctgctgctccccggGGTTCCCTGCAGGGAGTGCCGCCGGGAAGGTCACGTGACTCACCTGAGGCGCCATGGCCAATCGGGAGACACTTCTGCAAGCACCAGGGGGCGTCTTCACCCCAGGCTGTCTCCCAGGAACCCTTGTGGCAGGATCCATGTTGGAGGCCGCCTGACTCCCGCAAGACCCTCTGGCCAATGAGGAGCAGCTCTCTGGATACCCTGCAGGGGGCACTATACTCACAGTCACGCGACTCTCACCATGCCCTGCGGcaaatcagcagcagctgctgtgcaccTCTGCACCAGGGGGCGCCGCCTGGGAAGCGAGACTCCCATGAGCCTTtgctgcaggagccatttcGGGGGTCACATGACTGCCTCGGGGCTCTGTGGTGTGCCCCATATTGGAAGTCACGCAGCTCCCAGGATGCCCTGGGGCCTGCAAGGGAGGCGCTTCCTGAGCCCCCGCCCCAGGGAGGGCCCGGGTTCAGGTCACGTGACCCCCGTGAGGCCCCACAGCCAATCCGGAGCAGTGCACATGATGCCCTACAGGAGGCGCCGTGGCAGCCGCCACTGG GCCCTCTTGGGGACCCCCTCCTCTGGATGCTGCGATGCCACCGCCGGGCCGTAAGGGAACGCCTTGG GGCCATTGAGACCCTCCTGGAatgcccacctgggcacccccaaCCCATGGTGGGGACAATAAAGCAATGA
- the LOC135460696 gene encoding uncharacterized protein LOC135460696 isoform X3, whose protein sequence is MERKLSLEQRTERLMQRSQALLKPRPRGPERAKALLGSAPSSSTLDDPLVQWRLGRCRGKEPALDTPLVCRALLGSAAPRGSLQGVPPGRSRDSPEAPWPIGRHFCKHQGASSPQAVSQEPLWQDPCWRPPDSRKTLWPMRSSSLDTLQGALYSQSRDSHHALRQISSSCCAPLHQGAPPGKRDSHEPLLQEPFRGSHDCLGALWCAPYWKSRSSQDALGPAREALPEPPPQGGPGFRSRDPREAPQPIRSSAHDALQEAPWQPPLGPLRPSWNAHLGTPNPWWGQ, encoded by the exons ATGGAGCGG aagctcagcctggagcagcgAACGGAGCGCCTGATGCAAAGGAG ccaggccctgctcaaGCCCCGCCCCCGCGGGCCGGAAAGGGCAAAGGCGCTGCTTGGCTCcgcccccagcagctccacccTCGATGACCCCCTCGTCCAATGGCGCTTGGGGCGGTGCCGAGGGAAGGAGCCAGCGCTGGACACGCCCCTggtgtgcagggccctgctgggctctgctgctccccggGGTTCCCTGCAGGGAGTGCCGCCGGGAAGGTCACGTGACTCACCTGAGGCGCCATGGCCAATCGGGAGACACTTCTGCAAGCACCAGGGGGCGTCTTCACCCCAGGCTGTCTCCCAGGAACCCTTGTGGCAGGATCCATGTTGGAGGCCGCCTGACTCCCGCAAGACCCTCTGGCCAATGAGGAGCAGCTCTCTGGATACCCTGCAGGGGGCACTATACTCACAGTCACGCGACTCTCACCATGCCCTGCGGcaaatcagcagcagctgctgtgcaccTCTGCACCAGGGGGCGCCGCCTGGGAAGCGAGACTCCCATGAGCCTTtgctgcaggagccatttcGGGGGTCACATGACTGCCTCGGGGCTCTGTGGTGTGCCCCATATTGGAAGTCACGCAGCTCCCAGGATGCCCTGGGGCCTGCAAGGGAGGCGCTTCCTGAGCCCCCGCCCCAGGGAGGGCCCGGGTTCAGGTCACGTGACCCCCGTGAGGCCCCACAGCCAATCCGGAGCAGTGCACATGATGCCCTACAGGAGGCGCCGTGGCAGCCGCCACTGG GGCCATTGAGACCCTCCTGGAatgcccacctgggcacccccaaCCCATGGTGGGGACAATAA
- the LOC135460698 gene encoding toll-like receptor 13, whose protein sequence is MCTPLLVTLVTLVMVPAGVFPYGFHNCIQAPWDPGLFRCIQRFLSTVGAAVDDLPSTATSLNLSVNILRQVPPSAFAHLPRLCILDLTHNQLELLAPGAFSGLSALAHLNLAHNNISVLATGVFTGLGNLSTLRLDHNPLQKVAPRAFQALAALSTLWLRGGRLSALETVAMAVGNLTHLDLLDLCGNMLSTLGPGLPPTLRVLYLCNNSLGALSGATSAVIPPGLRVLDLSYNNISDPALLSHLCLNNLTHLHLAGNPLDVVQLLRVAGISPRQVDVSGLQVNTSGLEYLCKQLRGQRLQRLQLQHMNLTSMPKRALAECPVLGALDVSGNRLRHLGCIGQLLNPKQHAALRELVAEHNLLQRLPSCKGTPVLKQLHNVSLRFNRILVAGAGAFDNAPALRQLRLDVNGLARLHRAALRGLRNLRHLRLDNNLLTDLLPGSFADLHQLEDLNLRNNRVAVLFPGAFKGLDRLQTLDLGGNNLRHLAAKAFQGLPRLCRLYLDRNRLLEVRVAAFQPVQVTLGVLDLRANGLRYLSRHLRQLPPFRYLHNLYDLKLQAQQPYGMRVVPQRFFQGLSALRSLYLSQNSLSAIPADAFDDLAQLQYLTLADSSGGMGHLPAGIFKNLSQLRSLNLESAGLRSLGPEVFGNLTQLKELRLAKNGLRTLDVTLATRLPALRYLDLRKCPLSCSCANAWLPAWLARGPVQVVYLYNYTCGEVGGASAYLHCFDTCVCYLDMGRYLFAGTAPAVLLLLVLPLLHHRGYWRLRYQLFLLRAWARGHWRREQRRYTYDTFVSYNSGDERWVLEELVPELERGALRLCLHHRDFRPGRAIVDNIVDAVYNSRHTVCVVSRGYLRSEWCSLEIQMASYRLFDELRDVLVLIFLEDIPEAELSAFHRMRRVLLRRTHLRWPSEPPAQPLFWAKLRCALSGGEEEEERERGGREESPGTSGTPGEVLPQERNVLPQNHCFLSGEGVLWSGADGSKEEEENEERKMEDREGGCPDRTGTAVEVSPQKSSFLPQNHRLFSWEYVLHSGDEGNKKEEEEEEEEAGEEEKGCWEREKLL, encoded by the coding sequence ATGTGCACTCCACtgctggtgacactggtgacactggtgaTGGTGCCTGCAGGGGTCTTTCCCTATGGCTTCCACAACTGCATCCAGGCACCATGGGACCCTGGGCTGTTCCGCTGCATCCAGCGCTTCCTGAGCACTGTGGGGGCTGCAGTGGACGACCTTCCCTCCACTGCTACATCCCTCAACCTCTCTGTCAACATCTTGCGCCAGGTGCCCCCCAGTGCCTTTGCCCACCTGCCGCGGCTCTGCATCCTTGATCTGACCCACAACCAGCTGGAActcctggccccaggggctTTCTCGGGGCTGTCAGCACTGGCTCACCTAAACCTGGCCCACAACAACATCTCAGTGCTGGCCACAGGTGTGTTTACCGGGCTGGGCAACCTGAGCACACTGCGGCTGGACCACAATCCGCTACAGAAGGTGGCCCCCAGGGCTTTCCAGGCTCTGGCTGCACTCAGCACACTCTGGCTGCGGGGTGGCCGGCTCAGTGCACTGGAGACTGTGGCCATGGCTGTGGGGAATCTGACACACCTAGACCTGCTCGACCTGTGTGGCAACATGCTGTCCACactgggcccggggctgccgccCACACTGAGGGTCCTGTACCTCTGCAACAACTCCCTGGGAGCTCTTTCAGGGGCCACCTCTGCGGTGATACCCCCAGGGCTGCGTGTGCTCGACCTGTCCTACAACAACATCTCAGACCCTGCACTGCTCTCTCACCTGTGCCTGAACAACCTGACACACCTGCACCTGGCTGGGAACCCGCTGGACGTAGTACAGCTGCTGCGCGTGGCTGGAATCTCCCCGCGTCAGGTGGACGTGTCAGGGCTACAGGTGAACACAAGCGGCCTGGAATACCTGTGCAAGCAGCTGAGAGGAcagaggctgcagaggctgcagctgcagcacatgaACCTTACATCAATGCCCAAAAGGGCTCTGGCCGAGTGTCCGGTGCTGGGTGCCCTGGATGTGTCTGGCAACCGGCTGCGGCATTTGGGCTGCATAGGGCAGCTGCTGAACCCGAAGCAGCATGCAGCACTGCGTGAGCTGGTGGCTGAGCACAACTTGCTGCAGCGACTGCCATCGTGCAAAGGGACCCCAGTTCTGAAGCAGCTGCACAATGTGTCCCTGCGCTTCAACCGCATCTTAGTGGCCGGTGCGGGTGCTTTTGACAATGCACCAGCACTGCGGCAGCTGCGGCTGGATGTGAACGGGCTGGCACGGCTGCACCGCGCAGCGCTGCGTGGACTCCGCAACCTGAGGCACCTGCGCCTTGACAACAACCTGCTCACTGACCTCCTGCCCGGCTCCTTTGCTGACCTGCACCAGTTGGAAGACCTCAACCTGCGCAACAACCGTGTGGCCGTGCTCTTCCCTGGCGCCTTCAAGGGGCTTGACCGCCTGCAGACCCTTGACCTGGGCGGGAACAACTTGCGGCACTTGGCAGCCAAGGCATTTCAGGGCCTCCCGCGGCTTTGCCGGCTTTACCTGGACCGCAACCGGCTGCTGGAGGTGAGGGTGGCCGCATTCCAGCCggtgcaggtgacactgggcGTGCTGGACCTGCGTGCCAATGGGCTGCGCTACCTGAGCCGACACCTGCGGCAGCTGCCACCTTTCCGCTACCTACATAACCTCTATGACCTgaagctgcaggcacagcagccatATGGGATGCGTGTGGTCCCACAACGCTTCTTCCAGGGCCTCAGTGCCTTGCGCTCACTGTACCTGTCACAGAACTCGCTCTCGGCCATCCCTGCTGATGCCTTCGAtgacctggcacagctgcagtaCCTGACACTGGCTGACAGCAGTGGCGGGATGGGCCACCTGCCTGCCGGCATCTTCAAGAACCTGAGCCAACTGCGCAGCCTGAACCTGGAGAGCGCAGGACTGCGCAGCCTTGGCCCTGAGGTCTTCGGAAATCTGACACAACTGAAGGAGCTGCGCCTGGCCAAGAACGGGCTGCGTACATTGGATGTGACTCTGGCCACCCGCCTCCCCGCCCTGCGCTATCTGGACCTGCGCAAGTGCCCACTGAGTTGCAGCTGTGCCAATGCCtggctgcctgcctggctggcaCGTGGGCCTGTGCAGGTAGTCTATCTGTATAACTACACGTGTGGTGAGGTGGGTGGGGCCTCCGCATACCTGCACTGCTTTGACACGTGTGTGTGCTACCTGGACATGGGGCGGTACCTGTTTGCAGGGACAGCAccggctgtgctgctgctgctggtgctgccgcTGCTGCACCACCGTGGGTACTGGCGGTTGCGCTaccagctgttcctgctgcgTGCCTGGGCACGTGGGCACTGGCGGCGGGAGCAGCGGCGCTACACCTATGACACCTTCGTGTCCTACAACTCTGGGGATGAGCGGTGGGTGCTGGAGGAGTTGGTGCCTGAGCTGGAGCGCGGAGCCCTGCGGCTCTGCCTGCACCACCGTGACTTTCGCCCTGGCCGCGCCATAGTGGACAACATCGTGGACGCTGTGTACAACAGCCGGCACACGGTGTGTGTGGTGAGCCGTGGGTACCTGCGCAGCGAGTGGTGCTCGCTGGAGATCCAGATGGCCAGCTATCGCCTCTTCGACGAGCTGCGCGATGTCCTTGTCCTCATCTTCCTTGAGGACATCCCCGAGGCCGAGCTCTCGGCCTTCCATCGCATGCGACGTGTGCTGCTGCGGCGCACACACCTGCGCTGgccctctgagccccctgcacagcccctcttCTGGGCAAAGCTCAGGTGTGCCCTGAGTgggggggaagaggaggaggagagggagagggggggCAGGGAGGAAAGCCCTGGCACATCTGGGACCCCCGGGGAAGTTCTCCCTCAGGAAAGAAACGTTCTGCCCCAGAATCACtgctttttatctggggaagGTGTCCTGTGGAGTGGGGCTGATGGCagcaaggaggaagaggagaatgaGGAGAGGAAGAtggaggacagggagggaggCTGCCCTGACAGAACTGGGACCGCTGTGGAGGTCTCCCCtcagaaaagcagttttctgCCCCAGAATCACCGGCTTTTCTCTTGGGAATATGTTCTGCACAGTGGGGATGAAGGTAacaagaaggaggaggaggaagaggaggaggaggcaggggaggaggagaaaggttgctgggagagagagaagctACTCTAG